A genomic region of Desulfosarcina ovata subsp. ovata contains the following coding sequences:
- a CDS encoding MBL fold metallo-hydrolase, whose protein sequence is MTADRKIEIIGAESLGVRSLCCRVTLPHRRIIIDPGVALGYMRNGLKPHPYQIAIGRSIREKILRALNSATDVVFSHFHGDHVPLVKANPYQLAMGELPEAFGQLRCWSKSGDGLSAGMRKRFDDLADRLGPRMRVAEGISAGELTFSRSVPHGAAGGNMGSVMMTRVTMGRRVFVHASDIQLLDGPTVDRVIDWHPDILLASGPPLYLDRLSDTARDSAWENARRLVRHIEVVILDHHLMRSEEGTVWLNALSASAGRKVYCAADYMGLPRQLLEAKRAELYDQMPVSMGWHDA, encoded by the coding sequence ATGACAGCTGACCGGAAAATTGAAATCATTGGTGCGGAATCCCTGGGGGTGCGAAGCCTCTGCTGCCGGGTGACCCTGCCGCATCGGCGCATTATCATCGATCCGGGCGTGGCATTGGGTTATATGCGCAACGGCCTAAAGCCCCACCCGTACCAAATCGCGATCGGGCGCAGTATCCGGGAGAAAATTCTGCGGGCGCTGAACAGCGCCACCGATGTGGTCTTCAGCCATTTCCACGGCGATCATGTGCCGCTGGTGAAGGCGAATCCTTACCAGCTGGCGATGGGAGAACTGCCAGAGGCTTTCGGGCAATTGCGCTGCTGGAGCAAATCCGGTGACGGCCTGTCAGCCGGTATGCGAAAACGATTTGATGACCTGGCGGATCGGCTGGGGCCCCGGATGCGGGTTGCCGAAGGAATTTCGGCGGGGGAATTGACGTTTTCCCGATCCGTTCCCCATGGTGCTGCCGGCGGCAACATGGGCTCCGTAATGATGACCCGCGTCACCATGGGGCGCCGTGTATTCGTGCATGCATCCGACATTCAATTGCTGGACGGTCCGACGGTAGATCGGGTGATCGACTGGCACCCGGACATTCTTTTGGCTTCCGGGCCGCCTCTGTATCTCGATCGCTTAAGCGACACCGCACGCGACTCCGCTTGGGAAAACGCGCGTCGTCTGGTGCGGCACATTGAGGTGGTGATCCTCGACCACCACTTGATGCGCAGCGAGGAAGGCACCGTTTGGCTGAATGCGCTTTCCGCAAGCGCCGGTCGAAAGGTCTATTGCGCTGCAGATTACATGGGGCTTCCAAGACAACTGCTGGAGGCAAAGCGGGCTGAATTGTATGACCAGATGCCGGTTTCAATGGGGTGGCACGATGCTTAG
- a CDS encoding methylenetetrahydrofolate reductase: MHLKNKFDVGKFAILAEMQPPKGVNVSTMVNSATRVRKAVDAFLVSEMGNAVMRMSALGGAMILQSRGMETIMQANCRDRNRIALQADLLAAYGCGIINVMGVAGEDPSLGDHHQTKAVHDIDLMTLYRAIAVLQTGKDLAGNELSGAPDFFVGGSVNARAAGDELENVLARLNEKIDAGVNFFIAPPVYDVGAFAAFMEKVDLKTTRIIPTVMLLKSVGMARYLDRHLNVTVSQDLIKRMMHAPDKATESLAIAAETIKAIKEAGFAGVLISAMGWEDKLEKLVDLI; the protein is encoded by the coding sequence ATGCACTTAAAAAACAAATTTGATGTTGGCAAATTCGCCATTCTTGCCGAGATGCAGCCGCCGAAAGGGGTGAATGTGTCCACGATGGTCAACAGCGCCACCCGAGTTCGAAAAGCGGTGGATGCCTTTCTGGTGTCGGAGATGGGCAATGCCGTGATGCGGATGAGTGCGCTGGGAGGGGCTATGATTCTGCAGAGCAGGGGCATGGAAACCATCATGCAGGCAAACTGCCGGGACCGCAACCGCATCGCCCTCCAGGCGGACCTGCTGGCGGCCTATGGCTGTGGCATCATCAACGTGATGGGGGTGGCCGGAGAGGATCCCAGCCTGGGCGATCACCACCAGACCAAGGCGGTCCACGACATCGATCTGATGACCCTTTACAGGGCCATTGCCGTGCTGCAGACCGGCAAGGACCTGGCCGGCAACGAACTGTCCGGGGCGCCGGATTTTTTCGTGGGGGGAAGTGTCAATGCCCGTGCCGCCGGAGACGAACTGGAGAATGTGCTGGCCCGTCTGAACGAAAAGATCGATGCCGGCGTTAATTTTTTCATTGCTCCGCCAGTATATGACGTCGGGGCATTCGCGGCGTTCATGGAAAAGGTCGATCTCAAAACCACCCGAATTATTCCCACCGTCATGCTGCTCAAGTCCGTGGGCATGGCGCGCTACCTGGACCGGCATCTCAACGTGACGGTTTCCCAGGACTTGATCAAACGAATGATGCATGCACCGGACAAAGCGACCGAGAGCCTTGCCATCGCCGCCGAAACCATCAAAGCCATCAAGGAGGCCGGTTTTGCCGGGGTGTTGATCTCAGCCATGGGTTGGGAAGACAAACTGGAAAAACTGGTGGACCTGATCTGA
- a CDS encoding NAD(P)/FAD-dependent oxidoreductase, translated as MLKDGQKGVILQRDKKTYGIAPHLPCGLVTPEILEKIANVARKYNIPILKITSAARIALLGIEEENVDAIWDELEFDKGYAVGLCVRSVKVCPGIEHCRLAKQDSIKMGKKIDELYHGMTLPSKMKMAVSGCKIQCGENCIKDLSLYGTKNGWNLLVGGMGGLKPRLAEVLFEDLSWEDALDRVARTVAYYKTNSRRYRLGFMIDDMGIEAFRKGVLSASLNPIE; from the coding sequence ATGCTGAAGGATGGCCAAAAAGGCGTCATATTACAGCGAGATAAAAAGACTTACGGTATTGCCCCGCACCTGCCATGCGGTCTTGTCACCCCTGAGATATTGGAAAAAATAGCCAACGTCGCCCGCAAATACAATATCCCGATATTGAAGATCACCAGTGCCGCCCGCATTGCGCTGCTTGGTATCGAGGAAGAAAACGTCGATGCCATCTGGGACGAACTGGAATTCGACAAAGGCTATGCCGTCGGTCTTTGCGTTCGCAGTGTCAAGGTCTGTCCGGGCATCGAGCATTGCCGGCTGGCCAAACAGGACAGCATCAAAATGGGTAAAAAAATTGACGAACTCTACCATGGGATGACACTGCCCAGCAAGATGAAGATGGCGGTGAGCGGCTGCAAGATCCAATGCGGTGAAAACTGCATCAAAGATCTATCCCTCTACGGAACCAAGAACGGCTGGAACCTGTTGGTGGGGGGAATGGGCGGGCTCAAACCGCGATTGGCCGAGGTTCTGTTCGAGGATCTCAGCTGGGAAGATGCCCTCGATAGGGTGGCCAGGACCGTCGCCTATTACAAAACGAACTCACGCCGCTATCGACTGGGGTTCATGATCGATGATATGGGGATCGAGGCGTTCAGGAAAGGTGTCCTGTCCGCTTCGTTAAATCCTATAGAATAG
- a CDS encoding sigma-54-dependent transcriptional regulator yields MNSSVVVIDDDRDYLEILGRKLAEIGLKRVRLEESSLRMADEVKKGAAFDLALIDMTMPEMDGMQLLETIKANSPSTECIMVTAINEARIAVECLNKGAYDYLVKPVATEDLSLAIKRTLERKRLLDLLDLEKRDDLPTLENEAPFKPIITQSKKMMRILKEAELHAASLVPVLITGESGTGKELLARAIHGASPRAQQPFTPINMSSLTSSLFEAEFFGHTKGAFTGAENGRVGYLEYTNKGTLFLDEIGDLPLPLQGKLLRVLQDGEFTRLGSSNRQKVDLRFIAATNENLEQMIVQKRFRKDLYYRIRGGWLHLPPLRERREDIFPLVRKFLEKYYDVNHSGFIEKEALERLMQYPYPGNIRELKSILQSATNLARGAPINETHLPSHIMAAHKECVEEGPASGSIPIRPLAEVEKEYILKAYEQTGENKSKSARLLGIGLNTLRRKLASYGTQ; encoded by the coding sequence ATGAACAGTTCGGTGGTGGTCATCGATGATGACCGGGACTATCTGGAGATTCTGGGGAGAAAACTGGCCGAAATCGGCTTGAAGCGCGTGCGTCTGGAGGAAAGTTCTCTGCGCATGGCGGATGAGGTAAAAAAAGGGGCGGCATTCGACCTGGCCCTGATCGACATGACTATGCCGGAAATGGACGGCATGCAGTTGCTGGAGACCATCAAGGCGAACTCTCCGTCCACCGAATGCATCATGGTCACCGCCATCAACGAAGCCCGCATTGCCGTCGAATGCCTGAACAAGGGCGCCTATGACTATCTGGTCAAGCCCGTGGCCACCGAGGACCTTTCCCTGGCCATCAAACGCACCCTGGAGCGCAAACGCCTGCTCGACCTGCTGGACCTGGAAAAGCGCGATGACCTGCCGACTCTCGAGAACGAGGCGCCCTTCAAGCCGATCATCACCCAGTCCAAAAAGATGATGCGGATTTTAAAGGAGGCGGAACTGCATGCCGCCAGCCTGGTCCCGGTGTTGATCACCGGCGAGAGCGGAACCGGCAAGGAACTGCTGGCGCGCGCCATTCACGGAGCCAGCCCGCGTGCCCAGCAGCCCTTTACGCCGATCAACATGTCATCGCTAACCAGCTCGCTATTCGAGGCGGAGTTTTTCGGGCACACCAAGGGGGCCTTTACCGGTGCCGAAAACGGACGGGTCGGCTACCTGGAATACACCAACAAGGGAACCCTGTTTCTCGATGAGATCGGAGACCTCCCCCTACCCCTGCAGGGAAAACTGCTGCGCGTCCTTCAGGATGGCGAATTTACCCGGCTCGGATCGAGCAACCGGCAGAAAGTCGACCTGCGGTTCATTGCCGCCACCAACGAGAACCTGGAGCAGATGATCGTTCAGAAGCGTTTCCGCAAGGACCTTTACTACCGCATCCGTGGCGGCTGGCTGCATCTTCCGCCTCTGCGCGAGCGGCGCGAGGATATCTTTCCTTTGGTGCGCAAATTTCTTGAGAAGTACTACGATGTCAACCATTCCGGATTTATCGAAAAAGAGGCCCTGGAAAGATTAATGCAGTATCCCTACCCCGGCAACATTCGCGAACTGAAATCGATCCTCCAGTCGGCCACCAACCTGGCCCGCGGCGCACCGATTAACGAGACCCACCTGCCCTCCCATATCATGGCCGCCCACAAAGAGTGTGTCGAGGAGGGGCCGGCATCGGGCAGCATCCCCATCCGCCCCCTGGCGGAAGTGGAGAAGGAATACATTCTCAAGGCCTATGAGCAGACCGGCGAGAACAAATCCAAAAGCGCCCGCCTGCTGGGCATCGGCCTGAACACCCTGCGGCGCAAGCTGGCCAGTTACGGAACCCAATAA
- a CDS encoding MerR family transcriptional regulator, with amino-acid sequence MLRVTGASANQLKYWVKIGLIKPLKEGKRYLYSFRDIIKLRVVTNLKNNGLSLQKIRKGIDNLAKVLPVEDDPLARLVIFTDGQDMIAMEKGMYFSATSMQRYFRFDLEHLQASILEIQSEAADMDDESLIKISSVGT; translated from the coding sequence GTGCTGCGCGTCACCGGTGCCAGTGCAAACCAGCTAAAATATTGGGTCAAGATCGGCTTGATCAAGCCGCTCAAGGAAGGGAAACGGTATCTTTACTCATTTCGGGACATTATCAAGCTCAGGGTCGTCACTAACCTAAAGAATAACGGGCTAAGCCTTCAAAAGATTCGAAAAGGTATTGATAACTTGGCGAAAGTGTTGCCCGTTGAAGATGATCCGCTTGCTCGGTTGGTGATTTTTACTGATGGCCAGGATATGATCGCCATGGAAAAAGGCATGTATTTCAGCGCCACATCCATGCAACGATATTTTCGTTTTGATCTTGAGCATCTACAAGCCAGCATTCTTGAAATCCAATCAGAGGCAGCTGATATGGACGACGAATCGCTAATAAAGATAAGCTCGGTGGGCACATAG
- a CDS encoding coiled coil domain-containing protein: MIDKDELLKQMKKKFDDLNYRWNIERNKLEAKAQHESADVIKKFEEKREVLRQYQTQMKDRLKELDAAGENAWGDLKDGVEDAWKSLAGAFDKATSHFKKK; encoded by the coding sequence ATGATCGACAAAGATGAGTTGTTGAAACAGATGAAAAAAAAGTTCGACGATTTGAACTACCGGTGGAATATCGAACGCAACAAACTGGAGGCCAAAGCCCAGCACGAGAGCGCCGATGTCATTAAAAAATTCGAAGAAAAACGTGAGGTTCTGCGCCAATACCAGACACAGATGAAGGACAGGCTCAAAGAGCTGGACGCTGCCGGGGAAAATGCCTGGGGCGATCTGAAAGACGGGGTCGAAGACGCCTGGAAATCACTGGCCGGCGCCTTTGACAAAGCGACGTCACACTTCAAGAAAAAGTGA
- a CDS encoding FAD-dependent oxidoreductase, protein MSDKANPQDKDVVGSVLVVGGGIAGIQASLDLADSGYFVHMTETKSAIGGVMAQLDKTFPTNDCSMCIISPKLVECGRHLNIDLMTLTEIEDVSGEVGNFTVKLRQNARYIEMDKCTACGECAKACPIETPNLFDEGLRERKAAFKLYPQGMPSAYAIDKRGTAPCKATCPAHVSIQGYIALINDGRYKEALKLFKQDHPFPGVCGRVCHHPCEGECSRNDVDQPLAIRELHRFLADFEKQSGETYVPEVTVERREEKVAIIGSGPAGVTAAYFLLQQGYGVTIFEKMPEPGGMMRYGIPEYRLPRDILAGEIDVVRQMGAEIKCGVAFGSDVTLKSLKADGYGACFMAIGLHGGRRLGVDNEDVEGVLQGVDFLREAAMGKDFDLGEDVIVVGGGNVAVDVALTAKRKGAKNVTLICLEKREEMPAWEHEIEEALESDIKIVNSFGPKSFFIDKNQRVSGIEFKTCTAVFDGSGRFNPSYDDNECQPFFGDTVIVAIGQSTNLDGIKEQGVAISRPGGLEADPVTLQTPIDWVFAGGDAFYGPKSVVDAVSCGKEAAESIHRFINGLDLTEGRPKEWDFYKPDVSEEPKKPRTTVRCLDPEARECNFLEVSYGFNEEEAKNEAQRCLKCGLCSECYQCVDACLAKAVNHDMVAEHRTINVGAIILAPGFTPFDPTAHKTYAYASHPNVVTSLEFERILSASGPFEGHLMRPSDHREPDKIAWLQCVGSRDINCSDHSYCSSVCCMYTNKQTVIAKEHSGKPLDTAVFFMDMRTHGKEFEKYYMRTREEKGVRYIRSKVHTIDPVEDDNLRLRYVTEEGEIKEEDFDMVVLAVGLAPNKESVDLAKTMGIDLNKHLHAATKALDPVASSRPGIFVCGAFQEPKDIPQSVMEASAAASTATSPLAEARGTLIRTKELPPEIDVSGQEPRIGVFVCNCGINIGGVADVPAVREYARTLPHVVHVEDNLFTCSQDTQDKMKEVIKENDINRVIVASCSPRTHEPLFQETIRDAGLNRYLFEMANIRDQNTWVHMNNPERATEKAKDLVRMAVAKAAYIEPLHQVRLAVVQKVLVVGGGVSGMEAALGVADQGLPVFLAERGNYLGGVAHNLVSTWQGEPVAPYLDDLIEKVRSHANIRVFMKTEPVETTGGMGNFTTTLMTSGETLTETVVEHGATILATGGKEYLPTEYLYGENPDVLTHFELDAMLKSDDERLAKAGSVAFIQCVGSRTPERPYCSRLCCTHTVKSALSLKARNPEIDIYVLYRDMRTYGFREELYKEAREKGVIFMRYNLEDNVPDVGTANDGRLSVKVRDHVLQMPVEINPDLLVLATAVLPNENKDLFDLFKVPINADGFLVEAHAKLRPVDFGSEGIFMAGLAHYPKPLDESIAQARASVSRVMTILSQDAIWVGGVVAEVDPEKCAVCVTCVRTCPYHIPYIGEEGHAVIDPAECHGCGCCVSECPGKAIQLKHFTDEQIVAKTVALFEKQKGQAA, encoded by the coding sequence ATGTCAGATAAAGCAAACCCCCAAGATAAGGACGTCGTCGGTTCCGTACTGGTGGTCGGTGGCGGTATCGCGGGCATCCAGGCGTCCCTGGACCTGGCCGATTCGGGCTACTTCGTCCATATGACCGAAACCAAATCGGCCATCGGCGGTGTCATGGCGCAGTTGGACAAGACCTTCCCGACCAATGACTGCTCCATGTGTATCATTTCTCCCAAACTGGTCGAGTGCGGACGCCATCTCAACATCGACCTCATGACCCTGACCGAGATCGAGGACGTGAGCGGCGAGGTGGGCAATTTCACGGTCAAACTGCGTCAGAACGCCCGTTATATAGAAATGGACAAATGCACGGCCTGCGGCGAGTGCGCCAAGGCCTGTCCCATCGAAACGCCCAACCTTTTCGATGAAGGTCTGCGCGAGCGTAAGGCGGCCTTCAAGCTCTACCCCCAGGGCATGCCCAGCGCATACGCCATCGACAAACGCGGGACCGCCCCGTGCAAGGCCACCTGTCCGGCCCACGTGAGTATTCAGGGGTATATCGCCCTGATCAACGACGGCCGCTACAAGGAGGCGCTGAAGCTTTTCAAACAGGATCACCCTTTTCCCGGTGTTTGCGGCCGGGTCTGCCATCATCCCTGTGAAGGCGAATGTTCACGCAACGATGTCGATCAGCCACTGGCCATTCGCGAGCTACACCGTTTTCTCGCCGATTTCGAGAAGCAGAGTGGAGAGACCTATGTCCCCGAGGTGACCGTAGAGAGGCGTGAGGAGAAGGTCGCCATCATCGGCTCCGGACCGGCTGGCGTGACGGCGGCCTACTTCCTGCTGCAGCAGGGCTACGGGGTGACCATTTTCGAGAAGATGCCCGAACCGGGGGGCATGATGCGCTACGGCATTCCCGAATACCGGCTGCCCCGCGACATCCTGGCTGGAGAGATCGATGTGGTTCGACAGATGGGGGCGGAAATCAAATGCGGGGTGGCTTTTGGATCGGATGTCACCCTGAAGAGCCTCAAGGCCGACGGGTATGGTGCCTGTTTCATGGCCATCGGCCTGCACGGCGGCCGCCGACTGGGCGTTGACAACGAGGATGTCGAAGGCGTGCTGCAAGGCGTCGATTTTCTGCGTGAAGCCGCCATGGGCAAGGATTTCGACCTGGGTGAGGATGTCATCGTGGTGGGCGGCGGCAACGTGGCCGTCGACGTGGCCCTGACCGCCAAGCGCAAAGGCGCCAAGAACGTCACCCTGATCTGCCTGGAAAAACGCGAGGAGATGCCCGCCTGGGAGCACGAGATCGAGGAGGCCCTCGAAAGCGACATCAAGATCGTCAACAGCTTCGGCCCCAAATCCTTTTTCATCGACAAGAACCAGCGCGTATCGGGAATCGAATTCAAGACCTGTACGGCGGTGTTCGACGGGAGCGGACGTTTCAACCCGAGTTACGATGACAATGAATGTCAGCCTTTCTTCGGCGACACCGTTATCGTCGCCATTGGTCAGAGCACTAACCTGGATGGCATCAAAGAACAAGGCGTTGCGATTTCGCGGCCCGGCGGCCTGGAAGCCGACCCGGTTACCCTGCAGACGCCCATCGACTGGGTATTTGCCGGAGGTGACGCTTTTTACGGCCCCAAATCGGTGGTCGACGCGGTCTCCTGCGGCAAGGAGGCCGCCGAGAGCATCCACCGCTTCATCAACGGTCTGGATCTGACCGAAGGCCGCCCGAAGGAGTGGGATTTTTACAAGCCCGATGTGAGCGAGGAACCCAAGAAACCGCGCACCACGGTGCGCTGCCTCGATCCCGAGGCCCGGGAGTGCAATTTTCTGGAGGTTTCCTACGGGTTCAATGAAGAGGAGGCCAAAAACGAGGCTCAGCGGTGCCTCAAGTGCGGTCTCTGCTCGGAGTGCTACCAGTGCGTGGATGCCTGTCTGGCCAAGGCCGTCAACCACGACATGGTGGCCGAACACAGGACCATCAACGTGGGGGCCATCATCCTGGCACCGGGGTTTACGCCGTTCGATCCCACGGCCCACAAGACTTATGCCTACGCCAGCCATCCCAACGTGGTGACCAGCCTGGAGTTCGAGAGAATTCTCAGCGCCTCGGGCCCGTTCGAGGGGCACCTGATGAGGCCGTCCGACCACAGGGAACCGGACAAGATCGCATGGCTGCAGTGTGTCGGTTCCCGCGATATCAACTGCTCCGACCACAGCTACTGCTCGTCGGTGTGCTGCATGTACACCAACAAACAGACGGTGATCGCCAAGGAGCACAGCGGCAAGCCCCTGGACACGGCCGTCTTTTTTATGGACATGCGTACCCATGGAAAAGAGTTTGAAAAGTACTACATGCGTACGCGTGAGGAAAAGGGTGTGCGCTATATCCGTTCCAAGGTGCATACCATCGATCCGGTCGAGGACGACAACCTGCGCCTGCGCTACGTGACCGAAGAGGGAGAAATAAAGGAAGAGGATTTCGATATGGTCGTCTTGGCCGTCGGCCTGGCGCCCAACAAGGAATCGGTGGACTTGGCCAAGACTATGGGGATCGACCTTAACAAGCACCTGCATGCGGCGACAAAGGCCCTCGATCCGGTCGCCTCCAGTCGTCCGGGTATTTTCGTCTGCGGGGCCTTCCAGGAGCCCAAGGATATCCCCCAGTCGGTCATGGAGGCCTCTGCCGCGGCGTCTACGGCCACCAGCCCGCTGGCCGAGGCCCGCGGAACGCTCATTCGCACCAAGGAACTGCCACCGGAGATCGATGTTTCCGGCCAGGAGCCGCGAATCGGCGTTTTTGTCTGCAACTGCGGAATCAACATCGGCGGGGTGGCCGATGTGCCGGCGGTGCGGGAGTATGCGCGGACCCTGCCCCATGTGGTGCATGTGGAAGATAATCTTTTTACCTGCAGCCAGGACACCCAGGACAAGATGAAAGAGGTGATCAAGGAGAACGACATCAACCGCGTGATCGTGGCCTCCTGTTCACCCCGTACCCACGAACCGCTGTTCCAGGAGACCATCCGCGATGCCGGCCTGAACAGATACCTGTTCGAAATGGCCAATATCCGTGACCAGAACACCTGGGTGCACATGAACAACCCCGAGCGGGCAACCGAGAAGGCCAAGGACCTGGTGCGCATGGCCGTGGCCAAGGCCGCCTATATCGAACCGCTGCATCAGGTCCGCTTGGCCGTCGTTCAGAAGGTGCTGGTGGTCGGGGGAGGCGTCTCCGGCATGGAGGCGGCACTCGGGGTCGCCGACCAGGGACTTCCGGTTTTCCTCGCGGAGCGGGGAAATTACCTGGGTGGCGTGGCCCATAACCTGGTTTCCACCTGGCAGGGTGAACCGGTGGCCCCCTATTTGGACGATCTGATCGAGAAGGTCCGCAGCCATGCGAACATCCGGGTTTTCATGAAAACGGAACCGGTGGAGACCACCGGAGGCATGGGAAACTTCACTACCACCCTGATGACCTCGGGGGAAACCCTGACCGAGACCGTGGTGGAGCACGGGGCCACCATCCTTGCCACCGGCGGCAAGGAGTACCTGCCCACCGAGTACCTCTACGGAGAGAACCCCGATGTACTCACCCATTTCGAACTTGATGCGATGCTCAAGTCCGATGACGAGCGGCTGGCCAAGGCCGGCAGTGTGGCCTTCATCCAGTGTGTCGGCTCACGAACTCCCGAGCGGCCCTACTGCAGCCGGCTTTGCTGCACCCACACGGTAAAAAGTGCATTGAGCCTCAAGGCGCGCAATCCGGAGATCGACATCTATGTCCTTTACCGGGATATGCGGACCTACGGCTTCCGGGAAGAGCTGTACAAGGAAGCGCGCGAAAAGGGCGTGATTTTCATGCGTTACAATTTGGAGGACAACGTTCCCGATGTCGGCACCGCCAACGACGGCCGGCTCAGCGTAAAGGTTCGGGATCATGTCCTGCAGATGCCTGTGGAGATCAACCCGGATCTGTTGGTTCTGGCCACGGCGGTACTACCCAACGAGAACAAGGACCTCTTCGACCTGTTCAAGGTGCCCATCAACGCAGACGGCTTCCTGGTGGAGGCGCATGCCAAACTGAGGCCGGTAGACTTCGGCTCCGAGGGGATCTTCATGGCAGGCCTGGCCCACTACCCCAAGCCCCTGGACGAAAGCATCGCCCAGGCCCGCGCATCGGTTTCCCGGGTCATGACGATCCTTTCGCAAGATGCCATCTGGGTGGGCGGCGTGGTGGCCGAGGTGGATCCGGAAAAGTGCGCGGTGTGCGTCACCTGTGTGCGCACCTGCCCCTATCACATTCCATATATCGGCGAGGAAGGCCACGCGGTGATCGATCCTGCCGAATGTCATGGCTGCGGCTGTTGCGTTTCCGAATGTCCGGGCAAGGCGATTCAGCTCAAGCATTTCACCGATGAGCAGATCGTGGCCAAAACCGTGGCGCTGTTTGAGAAGCAGAAGGGGCAGGCGGCCTGA
- a CDS encoding DUF488 family protein, translated as MTLYTIGYEGLDERQFIAHLTRHGVNVVADVRKLPLSRKKGFSKTALKEMLKQDNIEYLNFRDLGAPKKLRDELYQTWNYDRFFEKYLKCIEDKQDILEAIHGLINSGKKISLLCYERNPEQCHRKVVAEQIKKLDGNGLEIKHIRSGKTEPAVSCRQ; from the coding sequence ATGACTTTATATACAATAGGTTACGAAGGGCTCGATGAAAGGCAGTTCATCGCACATCTCACCAGGCATGGTGTCAATGTGGTCGCAGATGTTCGCAAATTACCACTCAGCCGTAAAAAAGGTTTTTCAAAAACCGCTTTGAAAGAAATGCTGAAACAGGACAACATCGAATACCTGAATTTTCGGGACTTGGGCGCCCCCAAAAAACTGCGCGACGAACTTTACCAAACCTGGAACTACGACCGCTTTTTTGAAAAATATTTGAAATGCATCGAGGACAAACAGGACATTCTGGAAGCCATTCATGGGCTGATCAATTCAGGTAAAAAAATTTCACTGCTATGTTATGAGCGTAACCCGGAACAATGCCACCGTAAAGTGGTGGCGGAACAGATAAAGAAACTTGATGGCAATGGTTTGGAGATCAAACATATCAGATCGGGTAAAACCGAACCAGCCGTTTCGTGTCGGCAATGA
- a CDS encoding HD domain-containing protein: protein MVKNTHEIRDPVHVFIKLDSQERNVLDSPPFQRLRCIHQLAMTYLVYPGATHRRFEHSLGVMELAGRVYDIITDPENLTDEIRNLFSQVQDKDAQRYWRRVLRLAALCHDIGHLPFSHAAEDLLPGGMDHEQMTRNIILSPEMNAIWSGMRPKPEPEDIVKLALGAKKSPDLEFSDWESLLAEIIVGNAFGVDRMDYLLRDSLHTGVAYGRFDHFRLIDTLRILPPPAHGDEGERSSEPYIGVEAGGLQSAEALLLARYFMFSQVYFHPIRRIYDIHLRDFLVEWLEGGCYPTDTDLFSKFTDAEITSAMRKAASEPGHPGHDHAKRIINRGHFHVLYEGLLNDIIASGGIMRGKQIAEAAADKFGSENVRYDAYTPKHSRIEFPVRERDGSVVSSLAKSQALSKIPDAAFDYIFVEKAILSEAADWYQSNKDELAAVSGKEE from the coding sequence GTGGTGAAGAATACACATGAAATACGTGACCCTGTTCATGTCTTTATCAAACTCGATTCGCAGGAGCGCAACGTTCTTGATTCACCACCGTTTCAGCGGTTGAGGTGTATCCACCAGTTGGCAATGACCTACCTGGTTTATCCCGGAGCCACCCATCGACGGTTTGAACATTCGCTGGGGGTTATGGAATTGGCGGGGCGCGTATATGACATCATCACCGATCCCGAAAATTTAACCGATGAAATCCGAAATCTTTTTTCCCAAGTTCAAGATAAGGATGCACAGCGCTATTGGCGTCGGGTACTTCGATTAGCCGCTTTATGTCATGATATTGGTCACCTTCCCTTTTCCCACGCAGCAGAGGATTTATTGCCGGGCGGGATGGATCATGAGCAAATGACGCGCAACATCATCCTTAGCCCGGAAATGAACGCAATCTGGTCCGGTATGCGCCCGAAACCAGAGCCCGAAGACATCGTCAAACTGGCACTCGGAGCAAAAAAATCACCGGACTTGGAGTTCAGCGATTGGGAGTCCCTGCTGGCGGAAATCATTGTTGGCAATGCTTTTGGGGTAGATCGCATGGATTATTTATTGAGAGACTCCTTGCATACTGGCGTAGCTTATGGCAGGTTCGATCATTTTCGCTTGATTGACACCCTAAGAATTTTACCGCCACCTGCTCATGGCGACGAGGGGGAAAGGTCATCCGAACCGTATATTGGCGTTGAAGCTGGCGGATTGCAATCGGCGGAAGCGTTGTTGCTGGCTCGCTACTTCATGTTCAGTCAAGTTTATTTTCACCCAATCCGGCGGATATACGATATTCATCTGAGGGACTTTCTTGTGGAGTGGCTTGAAGGTGGATGCTATCCAACAGATACAGACCTTTTTTCTAAATTCACGGATGCAGAAATAACCAGCGCCATGCGAAAGGCCGCCAGTGAACCAGGGCACCCCGGACATGACCATGCTAAACGAATAATCAACCGCGGCCACTTTCATGTCCTTTATGAAGGGCTATTGAATGATATCATCGCTTCAGGCGGAATAATGAGGGGAAAACAAATTGCAGAAGCCGCAGCGGATAAATTTGGCTCTGAGAATGTCAGGTATGATGCCTATACGCCAAAGCATAGCAGAATCGAATTCCCGGTGCGCGAGCGTGACGGCTCTGTGGTTTCCTCGCTTGCCAAATCACAAGCATTGTCAAAGATTCCTGATGCGGCGTTTGACTACATCTTTGTAGAGAAGGCTATCTTGTCCGAAGCTGCCGACTGGTACCAAAGCAATAAAGATGAATTGGCGGCCGTTAGTGGAAAGGAGGAGTGA